A part of Miscanthus floridulus cultivar M001 chromosome 6, ASM1932011v1, whole genome shotgun sequence genomic DNA contains:
- the LOC136459318 gene encoding protein GRAVITROPIC IN THE LIGHT 1-like, which yields MEPAKGKMRRTSSSLLLRITDICKVHSVAVAENVGEKPNAGSTGGSSEDGAHLKIYPHQVSDHESCSGTSTARYEEAVVEKLLDAVSGLKLAYVKVQQAHVPNNPEKVAAAGEHFVSELEETAGLKDLYFGVSKWSNPMYQSHVSSRIHERQKLALELQADICKKDSELVLLRSEFEELERRNMELKEEVDRRALLMQREISFDIGKGGSIDMFIELFENSSKCIHDFTKLVISSMKVSGWDLSYSKFPVDKSVVFEKRTDKKYCVEAYFARAMLMVTREEYFSMDSFYHVMSFKDPFDALVESPNSTFGRFCREKYLVAVPSNMEDSFFGNLDHRAFVEMGGHPRTQFYQTFARMARYVWALLTVACFLKPRAEMFFVKSGVQFQKKHMESVPAKLTTEEAKISVGFTVMPGFKIGCTVIRCRVYLSMLNTRDS from the coding sequence ATGGAGCCGGCAAAGGGGAAGATGAGGAGGACGTCTTCCAGCCTGCTTCTGCGAATCACGGACATCTGCAAGGTGCATTCCGTCGCTGTCGCGGAGAACGTCGGCGAGAAGCCCAACGCCGGCAGCACGGGGGGCAGCAGTGAAGACGGTGCACACCTGAAAATATATCCGCATCAAGTCTCTGACCATGAGAGTTGCTCTGGAACTTCCACTGCCCGCTATGAGGAAGCGGTTGTTGAGAAGCTTCTTGATGCGGTCTCTGGTCTGAAGCTGGCTTATGTCAAGGTTCAACAAGCACATGTGCCTAATAATCCTGAAAAGGTTGCGGCAGCTGGTGAGCATTTTGTGTCAGAGCTTGAAGAGACAGCTGGGCTTAAAGATCTGTATTTTGGTGTCAGCAAGTGGAGCAATCCAATGTACCAGTCTCATGTGAGCTCAAGGATTCATGAGCGTCAAAAGCTTGCTCTGGAGTTGCAGGCTGACATCTGCAAGAAAGATTCTGAACTTGTTCTGCTGCGATCAGAGTTTGAAGAACTGGAAAGGAGGAATATGGAACTGAAGGAGGAAGTTGACAGGAGAGCGTTGCTCATGCAAAGAGAAATAAGTTTTGACATTGGTAAAGGTGGATCAATAGATATGTTCATTGAGTTGTTTGAGAATTCATCAAAGTGCATACATGATTTCACGAAACTCGTCATCAGTTCGATGAAAGTTTCTGGATGGGACCTGAGCTACTCTAAGTTTCCAGTCGATAAATCTGTTGTATTTGAGAAAAGGACTGACAAGAAGTATTGTGTTGAGGCGTACTTTGCTCGGGCAATGCTGATGGTGACCAGAGAGGAGTATTTTTCCATGGATTCATTTTACCATGTTATGAGTTTCAAGGATCCATTCGATGCTCTTGTTGAGTCCCCAAATTCCACCTTTGGAAGATTCTGCCGAGAAAAGTACCTGGTTGCTGTACCAAGTAATATGGAGGATTCCTTCTTCGGAAATTTGGATCACAGAGCATTTGTCGAGATGGGCGGCCATCCAAGGACACAATTTTACCAGACATTTGCAAGAATGGCTAGATATGTCTGGGCATTGCTCACAGTTGCTTGCTTCTTGAAACCAAGGGCTGAGATGTTCTTTGTCAAGAGTGGCGTTCAGTTTCAAAAGAAGCACATGGAAAGTGTACCAGCTAAGCTGACCACAGAGGAAGCAAAGATCAGTGTTGGGTTTACAGTAATGCCGGGCTTTAAGATCGGATGCACTGTCATCCGGTGCAGGGTCTACCTGTCCATGCTCAACACAAGAGACTCCTAA